In the Bacteroidota bacterium genome, TTTTGTTCGCCAAAGAAGCTGCTGGCCGCGTCGTTTCTTGTGCGTTCATCCAGCGTAATGAGCCGCATACGCGTCTGTGCGCTCGAGCCTGGCTCGTTAAAGCCAATGTGACCGCTTCGTCCGATACCGAGCAGCACAAGGTCGAGGCCGCCGGCATCCGCAATATCTTGCTCGTACTGTTCACAGTAGCCCGCAATCTCTGAGCGGTCCAGTTCACCCAGCGGAATATGGATTTGTTCAGCCGGGATGTTTACGTGATCGAAGAAATTTTCGTACATGAAGCGGTGATAGCTCTGGAGCGTATCGGGCTTCATGGGGTAGTACTCATCGAGGTTGAAGGTGATCACGTTGGAGAAGTCCAACCCTTTATTTTTATGCAGTTCAATGAGCTGCTTGTAGACGCCAATCGGCGTGGAGCCCGTAGGAAGCCCCAAAACGAGGTTGAGGCCTTCTTTTTGGCGCGCCCTGATTAAATCAGCGATATAGCCCGACACATGCGTGGCAAGCGCGCCGGGGTCTTCATAGATTTTGATGCGGGCGCGCTCAAGCTGGATGCCCAATTCTGCAAGGTGTGGTGTGGTGGCGGGTTGGGTGTCCGAAGACTCTTTCGCTAGATACATAAGGGTGGATTACTCAGCGCGATGAACAGGGTGCAGGGTGGTAGCATGGGCCGGCCGAAGGTGCTCCGGCGTCAAAGGCGCATGCGACATCAGCAGGCCACAAACTACGGTACGGGTTGGGTCAATACCCAGGAAGTGCACCCAACCGTTACTGCGGGCGCCCTAACCGGTAAATGCGGCCATCGAAAGCACATATATATAGTTCATTTTGCTGGTCAACTCCAAATGAAGAAATGTGGAGATTTGAGTTTGCCAGTTCGACCTGTTCGCTCAGTGTTTCTCCATCCATAGTAATGAACCAGATGCGCCCAGAAGCATAATCGGCGTAAAAATATTTACCATAAAACTCTGGCAAGGTTGAGCCCCGGTACACATACCCTCCGGTAATGGAGCCACCGCTGCTGCGGCCATAGGTTACAACCGGATCGATGAGGTTGTCGGTAGGGCAATTGTCTGCCGGCTCAAAGCAACGATCGCCTTCACGGATTTTCCAGCCATAGTTGCCCCCATTTACCACAAGGTCAACTTCTTCCAGTTCATTTTGGCCCACATCGCCTACCCAAAGGTCGCCTGTAACCACGTCAAAGCTAAAGCGCCACGGATTACGGAGGCCATAGGCGTATATTTCCTCTTTGAACTGATCACCCTGGCCTGCAAACGGGTTGTCGGCAGGAATCCCGTAGGGCAGTCCACCTTGCGGGTTGTCTACATCAATACGCAAAATGGCACCGAGCAGGGTGTTGCGGTTTTGTCCGTTTTGCATGGGGTCGCCGGCTGAACCACCATCGCCAGTAGCTATATAGAGGTAACCATCTGGCCCGAACGCAACCTGGCCGCCGTTGTGGTTGCCATAGGGTTGCGCAATTTCTAGCAAAACCTCTTCGCTTGCGGCATCTGCGAGGTCAGGATTGGCAGGATCTACGGTGAAACGCGAAATTACAGTGCGCCTCGGATCAGATGCGGTATAGTTGACAAAAAAGGCCCCGTTTTGCGTATACAGGGGATGAAAAGCCAGGCCGAGCAACCCTTCTTCATTTCCGTTGTCTCTTACACGGTCTTCGATGTCGAGGAATACGGGCGTGCTTCTGCTTTGTACGTCATTAGGGAATACCTTGATGATGCCGGCCTGTTCTACCACAAAAATGCGGTCCGTGCCGTCGCCGGCGTGTTGGAGGTCGACCGGACGGTCAAAACTCAGGTTTGGAAATGCAAATTCGAGGGATTCAGTGGTTTGGCTGCATCCTGCAAACATCAGGACAGCGAGAAAAAGTGTATATTTAGACATTGTTGATTGCGAAGCGGTTAACACTGGAACTATGAACGGCGTCATTATTTATTACGATGCCCAATTGTCGCTTGACCCACCATCATGATTCACCATCTTGTTGCTGTAGAAAAGGGCTTTTCTGATGTGAAGGCTTGAATCTTCGTAACTATGGGCGATTGTATTTCGTTAGCTTGTTTACAGTTGAAGGCGCAATAAGGTCGCCTGTCATAAAATTTTTCCTTGAATGAGTAGCTGCCCTTTCGGTATATTTGGGCCGCTTTGGATCCACTAGTACCCCCATAATCCACTAAATATTAAAAGCATACTATGCGTTTGGCTCTAGCTCTGTGTTTCTTCGTTTCATTCATCGTAGCAGGCGTACAGGAATCGCACGCGCAATCTGATATTGCTGCGCACCTGACGGAAATCCACGACCTCGCACAGGAAGTCCTCAAGGTCAGTGTAGAAGCTGCCGGCGCGGCTGATGTTGCCGCTGTAAAAGCAAATGCCAACGCGGTGTTTGCCCTTGTTTGGGGCTCGCAGTCCGGGCTTGGCGAGGTTGATCAGGCCGGCGCTGTAAATATTCATGGCTGGAAAACACGCTGGCAGGCGGATAACGGGATGTTTGACGAAGCGTTTGCTGAGCGCTATGGCGTCACCCCTCCAGAAATTACCGATGTCACCCAGCTTGGCATCATGGGCCGCGGGCGCGCCGTTCGTCACATGCTCCAGGAAGTACTCGACAACAGCGATTCCAGCATGGCGCAGAAAAAACACGCAGAAGCTGCCATGGCATCCCTGAACAATGTAATCGGGTGGATGAAAATGGATGATGGTGTTACGAAAGGGGAGCGTCAACCGCGTGTAGACTTGACCAGAGAATGGGATTCCCCGTCCGAATTCTGGCTCTCCACAGCGGATACAGGTTGGCTGCTTGAGGTGTTCTCCCAGGCCATCAACATTATGAAAGTGAACTACGACGGGGATACCGCCGAAGCACGCAAACATGCGCAGGGCATGGCTGATCTTGCAAAACGCGTGCTCGAAGGTATGGATGCGAACAAAGACGGTAAAGTTATGCCGGCGAAAATGGAAGGCGGCATCGAAGCCGCTGTCGAACAAGCCCAGGCCGGCGGCTTTATTGGCACCTGATTCCAGCTTCTCCCGCAAAAGAATTGCTCACCAAACTACAGGGCGGCGCTGCAGCCGGCCCCTTGATAAACAATAGCATGATTATTAAAGCCATTTATAGAGTATCCGTTTTTGCTTTGCTGCTCGTTACAGTCCTTGGGTGTTCAAGCGCTGATAAAATGGGTAAAGCACCCGAGATGTCCGACGCCTGGATGGACCTGTTTGACGGCACATCTACCGAAGGTTGGGAAATGACCGGTCCGGGCTCGTTCACGTTGAATGACGATGGGACCATCACGTCTGAAGGCGGCATGGGGCTGTTCTACTACAAAGACCAGATGTTCAAAGATTTTGAGCTCGAACTGGAATGGATGTCAACCAATGAAAAAGCCAACTCCGGTGTATTTGTTAGATTTCCAGACGCACCCGATCCCTGGTATGCTGTGAATACGGGCTACGAAATCCAGATTGACGACAGCCAGAACCCGATTAACCAGACAGGTTCTATTTACAGCTTCTCTGCACCGTTTCATCTTGCTTCAAAGCCGCTTGGCGAGTGGAATACGTACAAAATCAAGGTTACCGGGCAGCGCTATCAAATTTATCTGAATGGCGAGCAGGTAAACGACTTCTACGGAGATCGTTCACTAGAAGGCATGATTGGATTGCAGAACCATGATGATGAGTCGCGGGTCTCTTTCCGGAATATCCGGGTTAAATCACTTGGTGATACAGGCGCTGCGCAGTCTTTGGCTGAGCATTTTGCTGTTGAAGAAGCGCGTGATCCGATTAATGTGTTGATGCTGGCTACAACGCACGGCTTCCGCCACGGGCCGGCCATCGACATGTCGAAAGAAGTTATGGAAGCATTGAGTGCCACCACCGAATTCAATGTGGATGTCACCGAAGATGTATCCGTACTGACAAAAGACAACCTGGCCAATTACGACCTGCTTTTCTTTGCCAACTCAACGCTTCGCCTCAAAAGCGAAGGGAGCAGCGAAGCTGAAGCCGCGCTCATGGGCGACCACGGCACCTGGGATTTGTCTGTTGACACGCCACAGGGTGAAGTAAAAGGCCGGCTGGCAATTTCTAACGCTGACGATGGCCACAGCGGCCAGGCACAGTTTAGCCTCTTTCCTGGCACCTACAACTTGTCCGATCTCGTGGTAGAAGACGACAAGCTTGGGTTCAGCTGGGAAGTTGACGGTATGGGCAAACTTGTTGCTGATGTCATGCTCGACGGCGACGAACTGAAAGGCACCATTGTAGGCGGCGGCGCTGAGGTACCTGTTGTAGGAACGAAAGTGATGGCGCAAGATGCCGGCATTGCTGGTAACTGGACGGTTGAGTCGCAAGCACCAGATGGCACCATGACGCTTTACATTGCTTTGGCTGATGCAGATGGCCTCGAAGGCAGCATTACAAACGACCCTAGCCAGGGCGCTGCGCCGCTGATGGACCTAAAGCGCGACGGTGATGCCCTTACATTCTACTTTGATACACCAGATTTTGGTCGCATCGATGGGAAAGCTGATGTAAATGGCAACGATATCAAAGGAACGTTCTCCGTAAGCGGATTTGACGTGCCATTCTCTGGTGGCCGCGATGGTACCGTTGAGAAGAAGGGAGCGGAAGAACTGGTCACTCAGGCACAACAAGATGCTATCATGGATTTCCTTGCCCAGGGCAAAGGCGTGGTGGGCGCGCACTCAGCGCTTGACGCTTTCTACGACTGGGAAGACTACAAAAACATGGTAGGCGGTGGCCTTTTTGTGTCGCACCCGTGGACGCAAAGCGTTCGCATTCTTGTTGAGGAAAAAGACAACCCCGCCGTTAGCCACTACGGCGATTCATTTACGATTCGCGACGAAATTTATGTACTGGATGAAAATCCACGCTGGAATTCGAAAGTGCTGCTTTCACTTGACATGGATAGCGTAGAGCCCGAAGCTGATGCCCGCGGCGCGTATCGCAACGACTATCCAATTTCGTGGTTGCGCGAACACAACGGCGGCCGCGTATTCTATACCAAGCTGGGTCATTTTCCGGATGTATGGACAACGCCATCTTTTGTAGAGCACCTGCTACAAGGCATGCGCATGGCAGCCAACCGCATCGAATCTGATTTCTCTGGTCACATGGTTAAAGAAACCATTTCGGACAACGTATGGCCGGATGACCTCGCTGTAGATGATGAAGGCAACGTCTGGATTGCAGAGCTGAACGGCAAAGTACACCGTTACGACAATGAAACTGGCGAAACGAAGCTTATTGCCGAATTGCCTACAACGGATCCAAAGAACATCGAGCATGGCCTTTACGGCATCGAAGTTGACCCGAACTTCTATGGCGGCGATCCTTACGTCTACGTGTTTTATGCCGAACAGGAGTCGATTATCAATCAGCTGACGCGTATCAAATACGAGAACGGCATGCTGAACATGGATACTGAAGAGGTACTGCTACGCGTACCTACAGAGCCACAGTGCTGTCATCAGGCCGGCGATATCGAATGGGGCCCAGATGGCGCTTTGTACCTTTCAACAGGGGATACAGGCATGTCTGAGACGCGCCCTGAGTGGGAAATTAGCGACGAAGA is a window encoding:
- a CDS encoding PQQ-dependent sugar dehydrogenase, with product MSKYTLFLAVLMFAGCSQTTESLEFAFPNLSFDRPVDLQHAGDGTDRIFVVEQAGIIKVFPNDVQSRSTPVFLDIEDRVRDNGNEEGLLGLAFHPLYTQNGAFFVNYTASDPRRTVISRFTVDPANPDLADAASEEVLLEIAQPYGNHNGGQVAFGPDGYLYIATGDGGSAGDPMQNGQNRNTLLGAILRIDVDNPQGGLPYGIPADNPFAGQGDQFKEEIYAYGLRNPWRFSFDVVTGDLWVGDVGQNELEEVDLVVNGGNYGWKIREGDRCFEPADNCPTDNLIDPVVTYGRSSGGSITGGYVYRGSTLPEFYGKYFYADYASGRIWFITMDGETLSEQVELANSNLHISSFGVDQQNELYICAFDGRIYRLGRPQ
- a CDS encoding family 16 glycoside hydrolase, encoding MIIKAIYRVSVFALLLVTVLGCSSADKMGKAPEMSDAWMDLFDGTSTEGWEMTGPGSFTLNDDGTITSEGGMGLFYYKDQMFKDFELELEWMSTNEKANSGVFVRFPDAPDPWYAVNTGYEIQIDDSQNPINQTGSIYSFSAPFHLASKPLGEWNTYKIKVTGQRYQIYLNGEQVNDFYGDRSLEGMIGLQNHDDESRVSFRNIRVKSLGDTGAAQSLAEHFAVEEARDPINVLMLATTHGFRHGPAIDMSKEVMEALSATTEFNVDVTEDVSVLTKDNLANYDLLFFANSTLRLKSEGSSEAEAALMGDHGTWDLSVDTPQGEVKGRLAISNADDGHSGQAQFSLFPGTYNLSDLVVEDDKLGFSWEVDGMGKLVADVMLDGDELKGTIVGGGAEVPVVGTKVMAQDAGIAGNWTVESQAPDGTMTLYIALADADGLEGSITNDPSQGAAPLMDLKRDGDALTFYFDTPDFGRIDGKADVNGNDIKGTFSVSGFDVPFSGGRDGTVEKKGAEELVTQAQQDAIMDFLAQGKGVVGAHSALDAFYDWEDYKNMVGGGLFVSHPWTQSVRILVEEKDNPAVSHYGDSFTIRDEIYVLDENPRWNSKVLLSLDMDSVEPEADARGAYRNDYPISWLREHNGGRVFYTKLGHFPDVWTTPSFVEHLLQGMRMAANRIESDFSGHMVKETISDNVWPDDLAVDDEGNVWIAELNGKVHRYDNETGETKLIAELPTTDPKNIEHGLYGIEVDPNFYGGDPYVYVFYAEQESIINQLTRIKYENGMLNMDTEEVLLRVPTEPQCCHQAGDIEWGPDGALYLSTGDTGMSETRPEWEISDEEMDEFKSSNNLEQVQWSRLVDSERTSQNLQDLRGKILRINKDGSIPKDNPFYGEAGARWEVYAYGLRNPYRFKIDPDNGNLFIGVVGPDAQFDYDEYNISSEGGENFGWPREIGLLAYNEWTPDMIPNYSPPVWEYTYETGGRSASGGPIYKHKGPGGFPPIFQDRVFVYDWARSWIKYGKLVEEEIEITKTNGETYTMKSPRLVDVKEFDTLRGTRPISMDIGPDGSIYVAEFTGFWYAAPGSKVTRYRWVSNDK